The following coding sequences are from one Rutidosis leptorrhynchoides isolate AG116_Rl617_1_P2 chromosome 11, CSIRO_AGI_Rlap_v1, whole genome shotgun sequence window:
- the LOC139875857 gene encoding epi-neemfruitin B synthase L1AT-like — protein MLITSKLLRFCRRQIHTIVSRDIIKPSSPTPSHSKTYNLAFTDQLAVNAFIPVIVLYPSSSVYQSSHDKTLELKNSLSQTLTSFYPFAGRMKYTNPTFVDCNDEGVVFIEASNTSSLSNFLQQREYKDLDQLFPDDLICFKSNHKYDEKSSICPLAVQVSHFACGGVAVAISLSHKICDASSTLNFLKHWAAVNHKDTTSSSIVNPNFISHEHKTCKALPSNRYPLVGDHVTQTFVFSNAKLNDLKAKVTTMTIDSKQPITNPTRLEVLTWLIFKCKLAASKKTKSLAFKNNIFLSSLNLRDKLKEKLPETTIGNLVGYVVLPISNNHDGDVVPDEFINELRRTKLKVKNLRNLEAFFDRMKSEVDYSEGVKSYYLFSSICGFPLYTIDFGWGKPIKATIYCGTSRNFTLLLDTPDGNGKALKLLPKTIELGSLKSQRPSYPMESICLKQGDKNKEEAQKLDK, from the exons ATGTTGATTACTAGCAAGCTTCTAAGATTTTGTAGAAGACAAATTCACACAATTGTATCAAGAGATATTATCAAACCTTCTTCTCCAACTCCATCTCATTCCAAAACTTATAATCTTGCCTTCACTGATCAATTAGCCGTAAATGCATTTATTCCTGTTATAGTTTTATACCCAAGCTCAAGTGTGTATCAAAGTTCTCATGATAAAACACTTGAGTTGAAAAACTCcttatcacaaacattaactagtTTTTATCCGTTTGCCGGTAGGATGAAGTATACTAACCCCACTTTCGTTGATTGCAACGATGAAGGGGTTGTATTCATCGAAGCATCTAACACGAGCTCGTTATCAAATTTCCTGCAACAAAGGGAATACAAAGACTTGGATCAACTATTTCCGGACGATTTGATATGTTTCAAATCAAACCATAAATACGACGAAAAGAGTAGCATATGCCCATTAGCCGTTCAAGTAAGCCATTTTGCGTGTGGGGGTGTCGCAGTCGCAATTTCTTTATCCCACAAAATTTGTGACGCGAGTAGTACGCTAAATTTCCTCAAACACTGGGCTGCGGTTAATCATAAGGACACGACATCATCATCCATCGTTAATCCTAATTTTATCTCTCACGAACATAAAACATGTAAGGCGCTACCCTCCAATCGATACCCACTAGTTGGTGATCATGTAACACAAACTTTTGTATTTTCAAATGCAAAATTAAATGATCTCAAAGCTAAGGTGACAACCATGACCATTGACTCTAAACAACCTATCACAAACCCGACTCGACTTGAAGTTCTGACATGGCTTATATTTAAGTGTAAATTAGCAGCAAGTAAGAAAACAAAATCACTTGCTTTCAAAAATAATATATTCCTATCGTCATTGAATCTGAGAGACAAGTTAAAAGAGAAATTGCCTGAAACAACCATAGGGAATTTAGTTGGTTATGTTGTGTTACCGATAAGCAATAATCATGATGGTGATGTCGTGCCTGATGAATTTATAAATGAACTTAGAAGAACAAAACTCAAGGTGAAAAATTTAAGAAACTTGGAAGCTTTCTTTGACAGGATGAAATCTGAAGTTGATTACAGTGAAGGTGTTAAAAGCTATTATTTATTTAGTAGCATTTGTGGGTTTCCTTTGTATACTATTGATTTTGGATGGGGAAAGCCCATAAAAGCTACCATATATTGTGGTACATCTAGGAATTTCACTCTTCTATTGGACACTCCTGATGGAAATG gcaaggccTTGAAGTTGTTGCCTAAGACGATTGAACTTGGGTCTCTCAAGTCTCAACGACCAAGTTATCCTATGGAATCTATT